GGAGTCACCTTGTAGTTGCACACCCCCAAATGCCTCATCTGGAACTGAGACAGTCTTACCCTCCCCATGATGATAATGCCAATGGTTCTTCTAAAGCAGTGGTGCCAAGGGTGCCTCCCAGACcaacagcatcacctgggaatttgtgagaaatgcaaattctggaGCCTAGTGAATTAGAAGCTCTATTAATGGACCCCAGCCATCtgagtggtttttgtttgtttgtttgtttgtttttttagggccgcacctgaggcatatggaagttcccagactatggatcaaattggaggtacagctgccagcctacgccacagctcatggcaatgccagatccttaacccactgagggaagctagggattgaatccgcattctcatgaatcctagtcaggttccttaactgctgagccgtgaagggaactccagtcatttGAGTTTTAATCAGCCCTGCCAACATTGGAGAACTACAGTTACAAAGAAAAGGTCAGCACCTCCCACTAAGTTTGGAGCCTTTGTCTAATTCCTCTCCATCCCCTTCTGCTCAGGCTGCCCTTTGGTCCCAGTCGCTCCTGTTCCACCCACATCCAAGCCTGGCTGCTCTTCTGTTTGTGAACTGCTTCTGCCCTTTGATCTTGTTGACAGATTGGGGTTTTTCTGCTCAACTCTTGATATTTCCAAGGACTCTGATTCAAATTCATcccctctgtttctgtcttgttttaaaaaattaataggtcATCAGCCACTAAAATATGTTATGAACAACTCATCAAGGAcctcactgggagttcccatgtgggatacccgactagtatccatgaggacttgggttccaaacctggcctcacttagtgggttaaagatctggtgttgccacaagctgtggtgtaggtcacatatgtggctcagatctggcattgctgtggctgtggtgtaggctagtggctgcagctccaatttgacccctggcctgggaacttccatatgccttggaccctaaaaagaccaaaaaaagaaaaaaaaagaccttattgAGATGAATTATAGGTCTTGCTGTTCATTCTATTTGGTTTCTCAGGTCAAACAAAATCCTGAAAATACATGTGTTTCTCAATTCAAACAAAATGCTGAAAATAGCCTTAGGTTTTGTGTTAGGAGATGTTTCTTTGGATGGCAATTGTTCTGTGCCTTCAGAAATTACAGCATAGACCGATGACAGTACAAGAGAGGATAAGTATCTCAGGCAGATATTCCCTCTCATATTACAGTGTTATTTTGTCTAATGTAGTGCAGCAAAACCCAATTATCTGGTTTCACATATTTCAGAAGTTTCACTAAAAAGAcacaagattttattttcttatatcttaTATTTTCTGCTTTAGCTATCCATCTAAGCTATATATTCTATAACCTCTAGAGACCAGAGTCCATAGATTcgttagaaaagaacaaaataaggaaggaaagtaGAGAATGGATTCTATAATTTAAGGGATAAGCACTGGTTCTCATTTTTTAAGCTACATCAACATCACTAACAAGAGAATTTGCTGCATCCTTTCTACTGCATAGTAGTGCCAAGACAATAGAATTATTGTAAATGCTCCTTCTTGTCTTGGGTAAATTTATTGTAAGAAAAATGCATGGCATACAGCTTGACTGTCTTTTTAAAGAAGCTTGGACCCTCCCCCAAGGTTCCCATCAGAGCCCCTCTAAACTCTAGAAAGGCATAATTTCCTAGCCAGGACGGTAATAGTGAACACAATATAATATGGTATGCTCTACAAAACAGGTTCTCAGAAGTTAAGGATTTATTCACCTCGCCCATATTTCTGACACCAAAGATTTTCATACTTAGAAAACTATTACAAAGCATAATTACCACTTCCATTGCACTCATTAAATCTCAGTGGCAACTAAGTTTATACTGCATGATAATGTTGGGCAGCGAGCAATGAAACTCTAAAACCATGCAACCTATATAAATCAATGAGTATTAAAGTTGTAATAGGTTATTACAATAATTTATGGAAGAGTGTGTGTTAGGCTCTTTCCTGCTTCACCCCTTTGACAATGTTGCTTGGCTACCAACCGTCTTCTCTACCAGGCTCAAAAATTAGCTACTGGAATGGAAGCAGAGCTAAGCTGATGTGTACtatcatttttatgttattatagGTCCTGTTTGATAACAGacaatctttttatttctacCCTACCATACTCATTGCTACAAATTAATAAGGTTTTACTGTAACTTTGGCTAATAATAAGCATGCAGAAAGAACACTTATTTGCAGGAAATCTAAAGCCCTGGAGAAGGAGCTACTTGACTGTTTCTTCAATAGATAATGGAAATTTCCACACACGTGATGATTATTTATATTTCGATGAAAGATCAAGTAACAGCCAATGTAAAAAAATGAGTCATCTGATTAATCAAGATGCTGGTTGATATTTTAATCATAAAGGATAATCAGAAAGATCGTTGACCCTGATAACAAGAATCAGACATAAAAATGGTGCCTGTGCCTGAGTCCCCGCAGGATATACTGGTTGTGTCGATGAAGTCAGATGACAAATAAAACATTCAATCAATACTCGGGAATGCAAAGGTTAGTCAGggtccaatatttatttatttattttttgtcttttgtctttttttttagggctacacctgcggcacatgtaggttcccaggctaggggtcaaataggagctgtagctgctggcctataccagagccacagcaatgccagatccgagctgcgcctgtgacctacaccacagcttatggcaacgccagatccttaacccactgatcgaggccagggatcgaacccgaagcctcatggttcctagtcatctCTGCTGCCTTCCAACAGGAACGCccaatatttatctttaaaacagGTCAGCCGGGGTGATAGTagtgaaaataacagaaaattgcacttaaattccttattttactggttttcttccttctgtggctattatttttttattcatatcTAAGCTTTATGTAAAACAAGAACATCTATGTATAGAACTAGTACATCTTAAAATTGGAAAACACACttaaaccagaaaacaaaagtttgatttcatatcaaatataattaaaaatttctccttGAGTTACAACATATGTCTTAGTCAAAGATTgaactttgctgtggctgttattGACTCTCTAAATCATGACATATTTGGTATAAAATAACTCCTTCAGGTGTATTTTTTCACCTGACATCAAACTCACCATTATCCATTTTACACAACCTTAAGGTATATCCAGAGATGCTTCCTCTCCCATGAAGTATTTTAGTTGGCGATCCATTTGAAGAAAGTTTTAAGTAGCATTTACCCCTGCAGGTTGGAAACAAAATGGTATAAACATAAGGCACCTCTTAAAATACCTCTCAAAGAGATGGGGCAGGAGCATCTATGGAACTCGTTATATGTCTTACTTCCCTCCGTTGCAAGATTCTTGAGATGGAGAATAGGTGAAAAATTGGCAGCGGATGGTGTTAGTACATGTTTTTTGGCAGGCTTCATGCCCGTTCTCACCAACAATGTCCAGTTCTTCTCCCAGGAATTCAGTGTCATGGTAGAATGAAGAATGGCAGAACACTAGGCAGCAAAGCACACATCTGAGGTGAGATGCACAAACTtagcccccccctttttttcctatttttctttttttggctacacctgtggcatacagaaattcctgcaGCATACGGGCTAGgaatagaattggagctgcagcctttgctacagccacggcaaagcagaatccttaacccactgatcgaggacagggatcaaacctgcaacctcattgacactaagtcaggttcttaacccaatgagctacaGAGAGCTCCCAGCCCCCATTTGTTGACCTCAAGCAGGACAAAGCGTTTTCACTGTTTACCTGGGATGCTGTGCCGGCAGTTTTGTAGGCTAAAACCAGAAAAAGCTTTGTTCTTCCTAATGCGTGTGCTTGGCAATCCACTATTAGATGTTTTAAGCAGACAAAGATTTCTAACAGTAAAAAAGGGAAATACAGATAGATCATATACAAcatatcaaagaagaaatttttatagCACATTTAGATGTCAGCTCCTGTTGGCATTTACTAAGGAAGATTTTCCCATTTTGAGAGGACTCTTCTTAAACCACTGTCAGACTCCATGATCCATAGGTTGTAGACACATTTTCAAAACTAAACCACCTGCCTCCACACAAATTTTCTGAGCTTGCTCTAATCAACATCACTGTTCCTGGcaccttccttttttatttttttcttgcaactCTCCCAGTAAATGTCAAACATTCAAAAATTTTCATGCTACCTAGAGTTGCTATTGGCTTAGACAGGGATAAGCAAAATCCAGCACAGGCTCCATACCAGGCGGTATCTTTCTGGGAGGAAGTAACTTTTCTAATTAGCACAAAAATCATAGTCTAGAGCAGAGCTTTCCAGTAGAATTTTCTGCAATGGCAGAAATATTCCATGTCTATGGCAGCTAATACACTAGCCACTAGGCAGCCATACACTGGCTAATACAGCTGAGGAAATGaaagtttagttttatttaatacttattcatttaaatttaagaaGCCGAGCCTTGGCTTGCAGTACCCATATTCCTCTCTCACCCTGTAATGAGGATCAGATGTATTGCTCCTTTTATAGGTATTGATTGGCAGTTTCataaaaacaagaaggaaaaataaaaagtagtgatTAAGACAAAATAACCATTACAAAGGCATCTTTCTAAGTTCTTAAATTTATAATGCTTCAAGGCTCCATCTTTGACCTCCTTTCATCTCTGACTGTGTTCCATTCTTTGATGGTCTCACCAGTTTCAGTGGCATTACTCAGCAGTTGTATCCTGGTGACACCCAAGCACAGATCTAGAGCATAAACCTCTCATAATTCCGGACTTCTCTTTCTAACCCTCAAGTTAGcatttctctctgctctcagctCCTTAGGAAATCTTTCCTCATctcttctttgccatttctatCTTTCCAATTTTCTTGGGCCAAAAATCTTGGAGCTAGCACTGATTCTTTGCTTCATAGCCAGCAATAAATCCATCGGCAAATCTTACTGGCATTACATTGACAACATATCCCCGTCTGAtcactctcttttccttccactcTAGTCCAAGGAGGGCAGGGTTTCTATCTGTTTAGTTTGTTAATGGTATCCCCTTATGTAGACCCATGCTGGGAAAATGAAAGTAACATAGAGCGCCGTGTGACAAAACTAGTACTTCTTGAATTATACCctcactcaattaaaaaaaaatcagtcttgctTGATGGACAGGAACTCAAGGGCCTACCTCTGGGGACCCTCTCCCCAACAATAAATAGCCATATCAAGCAAATGCAGAGAGCTCTGACAATTCAGATTCAGACAACACATAGAATCAAAATATTTAAGCCAACAatcttaagatttcttttttttttagtgaatttGGTGAATGGGGGGAAGCAACCCCAGCAAATATCCCTTTGATGATCACAGCAATTTCCTGTGCTTTATTATGGTTTCCTGTGTTAATACCCATTCATAGGGAAACAGGGTCTAAATTCTCAGACCTCCCTCCACCCTTCCACCCAATTCTGTTGATGAAGGCTGTCATCTCCAGCCCTCTGCACTTTGGATTTGCCACATCACTGATATTCTGAGCTCTTTCTATTCCATGCTCAAGACTCTTCAACCAAGCATTGGATTAAGATGCCTCTGAATGaccattcttattttcttcatccCATTCAGAACTAGCTGAAGGCAGAGACCTCCCTAAGCTAAAGAAACGCAAGAGTCCCAGGTAACACTGGCTCTGCTATCAGTAGGTggagaatggaaagaaagagggatTAGTTACTCTTTTTTTGAAACTTTCATCTACCCTATGCAGGCATCTAGATGAAATTTGTAGTTGCTCAGAATTTTTAGTGATGGGTTTTGATCagctatttttttggggggcggttTGGTTGAGTGTTTcggtttttttcattatttatagaattttttatgACTcggttatatttatagttgtacaattgtttagtttttgtttgtctgtttgtttgtctttttagggccacacttgctgcatatggaagttcccaggctaggggttaaattggagccacagctgcaggcctacgccacagccacagcaacaccagagctgagctccttcttcgacctacatcgcagtttgcgacaacaccagatccttaatccactgagtgaggccagggattgaacctgcatcctcatgaatactggttgggttcttaacctgctgagccacaacaggaactcctgatcagcGGTTTTAAAAGACAACACACGACACTTAAGCTTAGCTCCTTACCTTTCAGATTCTGTTGGCCACTCTtgagaaaagaaggtaaaaaacaaacagttgGGATGGTGAGTACAAATGCTACGGCAGACAAAGGCATCCGGAGCCATAACACTGTCAATGTTACTGTCTGCAAACACTGTTGTAGGGAAAATGTCCCTGATACAAGCTGTACCACAGAAGAAAGCATGTTAAGGAAATCGATTCACCAGTAGCCTCAGTAAAATCCCATCTTTTGTCAATTCCAGGTGAAAAGTTTGTTGGGGATGAGCAAAGGGTGAATAGGCAGAACGCAGGGATTTTAGGGTTCTGGAAACACTCGGAATGATATGCTAGCAACGGAAACATGCCATcatatatttgtccaaacccacagaatgtacaacccCCAGAGGGAATCATAATGTAcactgtggactttgggtgattatgatgtgtcagcttaggttcatcagctgtaacaaatgtaccatctGGTGGGAGGTGCTGACAAtgggggaggctgtgtgtgtgtctaaacaGGGGAATATGGGAAACCTTTACAATGTCCCctaaattttgctgtgaacctaaaattgcaTTAAAGAAgtaagatcttttttcttttttttttgtctttttttttgtcttttctagggctgtacctgcggcatatggaggttcccaggctaggggtctaatcggaactgcagctgcaggcctacaccgcagccacagcaacgcgggataggagccgtatctgcaacctacaccacagctcagggcaacgctggatccttaacccactgaggaaggccagggatcaaacccacattctcatggctcctagtcaggttcgttgccactgagtcacaatgggaactcctaaaatataagcTTTAATCTtatagaatataataaaatatttcacatgagGAAGGTGAAAGATCATTGGGCCCATTTCATCAGTGAACACAAACTGGTATCTGCAGGTAGGTCTGGCGTACACATCAGCACTTACTATTTAGTGGCCAAAGTACCTTGTTAAGAAAATAATAGTTACCCAGATTAGAAAGTGCACAGGACTTCAGTGAAAATCCAGACACCACGTCAGTGAGCTTCTTTATACTGGTTGGTATCCCTGTTTGGGTGTACTTCAATAGGCAAACGTtgctaaataaagacaaaagtggAAAAACACTTTTATCCCTCCTAATGCAAGTAGGGAAAAACATAAGATAATGAGAAATTCCCATGTACAGATGGCCTGGATATGATAGCTAAAGAATTGTTCTGAATAGCCTTGATGTGAGAGACTGGACAGCTGACCTTGGGTCCCCGCTCTGCTAGGATCTGGTAATCCTATGAATTTggtcaactttattttttcatcagtaaaatgacaGCTTTAGATGGATGCCGATATGAAGAATAGGAGAGTGAGAACGAATGACTTCTCCAGCTCTTCTCAAtttcagcattttaatttttttttttttttttgccacacccacatcacacagaggttcccaaggccagggactgaaccagcaccgcagcagtgacaacaccggatccagtgacaaccaccaggccaccagggaactccagtgttttaactttttttataatGCCTAGCAACTCCCAATTTCCTGCCTTGCTGTGCACGTTGTGTTGAGTCCTAGATGTAAAGCATGTAAAAGGATGTAGCTTGAGCTGAGCTAAAGACAAGCCATGACagcttcattattattttgaggATTTCGTTTTGTGTTATCATTGGTattctttaaataaatctttGATGCTTTATTTCTATTCATCTCCTTTTTATGAATGTATATAGCAGAATGGTAAAATCCAAATACTAGTCATTTGAACCTGTCTGTCCTCATTAGATTTCGGATAAGTGTAGTTTCCTATACAAATCCAGAACatctcaaatatttccttttttttttctttttatggctacactggcaaaatatggaagttcccaggctaggggttgaattggagctgcagctgccagcctacaccacagccatagcaaagtggcattctagccacgtctgtgacctacaccacagctcacggcaacaccagatccttaacctactaagcgaggccagggattgaaccagcattctcatggatactagtcaggttctaaacctgctaagccacaatgggaactcctcaaatatttccAAGTGAAAAGGTTAATgatatttttccctaaaaatattttttagagaaaACAGATTGATCAATTACAGATCAGTCTTTTCATATTCTTAGACAACGGATTTATCCCTGGAATATTTCAAAATCCAGGAGGGGgcagatttcaaaatatttcgcatggatttcagtttctttgtctcAGGTGGGGAACTGCTATTTGGAAGCATatttgagtagatttttttttttttttttttggttctgtatGTTCGTACTATAGCATCCTTTTGGCTGGGAATGGAACTTTCAGACCAGTTGTAAGTGTTTCAAAATTGCCAACTTAAAAATGTAGTACCCTTTAAATTAGCTCAGAGAtggattaaacatttttataagcaTGATTAAAACACAGATTCCGTGCTGTAAAATGAAATGCATCCAAGTTGGacttcaaatgcattttccatCAAGGAAACTGTAAGTACTTATTATAGAACATCTCGTAGGGGTTAGAAGTAAATGTTGGCATGAAGCTGATGGAAAAAGTTTAATAAATCCCATTTTGTTTTCCACTGGATAAACTAAGGTCCTTGGGCTCAGCCTGCAGCTCACTCACCGATGCTTGACGCTTGGAAAGTGCCTGGTTGCATATGTAAAAAAGTGGCAGTGCATGTCATTGGTGCATCTTTCTTGACATTCCTGAGCACTCTTGCTAACAGAGCTGTTATAGTTCACGCCCTTCATGTCTAGGTCTACATAAACATTTGTGTTGCAAGCtggaaataaaatcagagaataCGGTTATCTTCCAGACGTGTGCAAGTCTGATAGTTCTTATCTTATCAACTCTCCTTCCAGACTTATTCTTTCAACTCTTTCACCACTCTTCCTCAGAAGTCTtttaggctttgtttttgttttggctgtgcccatggccttcggaagttcctcggccagggatccagcctgcacctcagcagcgaccGGAGCCACAAGAGGgataatggcagatccttaacctgaggaaACTCCAGAGGTTCTTTcgattaattaattgattttgctctttaggcccaaggcatatggaagttcttgggctaggggtcgaattggagctgcagctgccagtctataccacagccacagtaacatcagatccaagccatgtctgagaactacaccacagctcatggcaacaccagatgcttaacccactgagtgaggccagggatcaaacttgcatcctcgttcataccagtcaggttcttaacccactgagccacaaagggaacccccttaagttttcttttaatcCACTTAATTCCTACTCTCACATGGAAACAGTAAGAGAATGCCAATGTTCTTCTCCTGCTGTGGTgatattagatttaaaaatttctgtttcaATTATATGAACTGGCCTCTCTTGTCTCCTTAACTTCACTGATTGATTGATTCACTAATTAACCTATTCTAATATCTTTTCCACAATTAAGACGTGTCATCTTAACCTTTATAGCTGCTTCCTTAGAAGTGGATTAAATGTGTAATAAGGACTTCCATATAAAACTTTAAgccaggagggagaaagaaaataaacgaATAATGGCCTATGTCATTAGATATGTCCTTTGAGAGAAATTTTAATGAATACTATATAGGGCATATGCTAGTTTTTTGCTCTATCTGGAAAGAACTTCATTAGGAGATTTTACTGCCCcatattggtttttgttttttttcacaaCCATAAAACCATACCCGATGTAACTGCATGTACACATCAGAAAAACTCATACATATGTATCAATTCTAGCAAGACATCTTACCACTTATTTGGTGTGAGCATTGCTTGAAAGAATATCCAGAAATTGCTCCCGCCATATTCAGCATTGGCAGTGTTTCCGTAACACTGTCTTTCAGGGTGCAAGTAAACCTGTTTTTTCAGAAATAACTTCATTgggtaaaaatgtatattttacaatgATGGGTCTTTAGGTCAGCCCACagagaatcagaaaaggaaacaaacacctCTATCTCAagccaaaacaaatattttctcagcaagactgtgagtttgttttcattCCAACATCCCAACATTCAGAAGATCACAtgtgaaattgacagaactctgtaaaccaactataatggggaaaaaaaaaaaaaggtaacatacACATATGGACATGTAGATAGATAAAACCAGAGacctctttgttttcattttaaaactttagtcATGAATTAGGTACAATATGAAACTCACTGTATTAGGATAAATTAGATTATTTgctcagattaaaaaaagataaataaaagatcaCATAAGATTCTCCTTCTTAACAGGAAACAGGAGTTTGTGGAACTGTGACCTGTTGGTCAAATGCAGCTCTCTGCCTGTTTCTGTACAGTTCATGAGCTaagaatggtgtgtgtgtgtgtgtgtgtataattattattttttttgtcttttttgtccttttatggccacactcgtggtatatggaggttcccaggctaggagtctaatcagagctgtagctgccggcctgtgccagagccacagcaacgccagatcagtggcatgtctgcgacctacaccacagctctcggcaacgccagatccttaactcactgagcgaggccagggattgaacccgaaacctcatggctcctagtcagattcatttctgctgtgccacaacaggaactctcggtttgtatatttttacattttatatgattatataagTATTTATGCAATATCTTTATTAATTGCTATGAATTCTATTTGGGGGACAATTACATTGATATAAAGGGATTCTTGTGAAATTTGTAACGTTTTTGGTGTAGGATAATGTATGTTGAGATATTTAGGAGTGAAGTGTTGGGATGGTTTCAAATTATTCCAAATGGTTAGACATCTATATGTAcacagatatggaaaagcaaaaatgGCCAAAAGCCTTGGTGGTGACAGGGAATCACTGCACTATCCTTTCAAATTATCtttataaataatgaatttttttctattaaaacaaTTGAGGGAAAAGCACCCTTTTAAATAATGTCAACTATCAATAAGCAGTTGAAAAGCAAAGAACCAAAATGACTAAGGGGCATAAAGGTAGAGAAAAACAAGACGGTATCATTAATATCAAGACCACAAAAGAGGTTGGGAAGTCCACAGTGAGGGGCCTGTCTGTTCCTGCTGATCTGCCTAAacactatccttttttttttcggATACATTTAATATTTCAACTGAAGGAAATGTATTTTCCAATTGctacattaaattttataaaaaggaagACAGCAATGTATTGTAGGCAATTGTTGTATAAAGTCTGTTTCCTCTATGTAGAAAAGCAAACATTTACCACTTGGTAGGATCTTCAgattcagccataaaagtgaAGAGCAAGCACCGCGGATGGTGGGTGCAGACCACCTGGCAGTGCTTGGCACTGGGCGTGAAAACAACAGCAATGTCTCCTCCATGAAAGTAGGTATCTTGGAACAGCTTGGTCATACATTCTGGGATGTAATACATGACACATGTTATTTAGATTTTAGTGGGCACATAGCTAATCAGGTAATAATCTCACAAGGGCAAGCTTAACAGGAAATATGTCCGAACTTGGAAATCAGGGCAACCAAC
The sequence above is a segment of the Sus scrofa isolate TJ Tabasco breed Duroc chromosome 17, Sscrofa11.1, whole genome shotgun sequence genome. Coding sequences within it:
- the F11 gene encoding coagulation factor XI, with protein sequence MILLYQMVHFILFASVSGECMTKLFQDTYFHGGDIAVVFTPSAKHCQVVCTHHPRCLLFTFMAESEDPTKWFTCTLKDSVTETLPMLNMAGAISGYSFKQCSHQISACNTNVYVDLDMKGVNYNSSVSKSAQECQERCTNDMHCHFFTYATRHFPSVKHRNVCLLKYTQTGIPTSIKKLTDVVSGFSLKSCALSNLACIRDIFPTTVFADSNIDSVMAPDAFVCRSICTHHPNCLFFTFFSQEWPTESERNLCLLKTSNSGLPSTRIRKNKAFSGFSLQNCRHSIPVFCHSSFYHDTEFLGEELDIVGENGHEACQKTCTNTIRCQFFTYSPSQESCNGGKGKCYLKLSSNGSPTKILHGRGSISGYTLRLCKMDNACTTKIKPRIVGGTKSVLGEWPWQITVHITSPTQRHLCGGSIIGNQWILTAAHCFNEVESPRILRVYSGILNQSEIKEDTFFFGVQEVIIHDQFEAAETGYDIALLKLETTINYTDSQRPICLPSKGDRNVMYTDCWVTGWGYTKLRDKIQNTLQKAKIPLVTNEECQAGYRSHKITNKMICAGYKEGGKDACKGDSGGPLSCKHNEVWHLVGITSWGEGCAQRERPGVYTRVVEYVDWILEKTQEA